A single Pseudomonas sp. HN11 DNA region contains:
- a CDS encoding NAD(P)/FAD-dependent oxidoreductase: protein MANTPYPQSYYAASANAVPPRPSLQGEVETDVCVIGAGYTGLSSALFLLESGFRVTVLEAAKVGFGASGRNGGQIVNSYSRDIDVIERSVGPKQAQLLGQMAFEGGKIIRERITKYQIQCDLKDGGVFAALNSKHMGHLESQKRLWERYGHTQLELLDERRIREVVACDNYVGGLLDMSGGHIHPLNLALGEAAAVESLGGTIYEQSPAVRIERGANPVVHTAEGKVRAKFIIVAGNAYLGNLVPELAAKSMPCGTQVITTAPLGDELAKTLLPQDYCVEDCNYLLDYYRLTSDKRLIFGGGVVYGARDPANIEAIIRPKMLKAFPQLKDVKIDYAWTGNFLLTLSRLPQVGRLGDNIYYSQGCSGHGVTYTHLAGKVLAEALRGQAERFDAFADLPHYPFPGGQLLRTPFAAIGAWYYGLRDKLGF from the coding sequence ATGGCGAACACCCCCTACCCCCAGTCGTATTACGCCGCTTCCGCGAATGCCGTTCCACCTCGCCCATCACTGCAAGGCGAGGTCGAGACCGATGTGTGCGTGATTGGCGCCGGTTACACCGGCCTCTCCAGTGCGCTGTTCCTGCTGGAGAGCGGTTTTCGCGTGACAGTGCTGGAAGCCGCCAAGGTGGGGTTTGGTGCCTCGGGCCGCAACGGCGGACAGATCGTCAACAGCTACAGCCGTGATATCGATGTAATCGAGCGCAGCGTCGGGCCCAAGCAGGCGCAACTGCTGGGGCAGATGGCGTTTGAAGGCGGCAAGATCATCCGCGAGCGAATCACCAAATATCAGATCCAGTGCGACCTGAAGGACGGTGGTGTATTTGCCGCGCTCAACAGCAAGCACATGGGCCATCTGGAATCGCAGAAGCGCCTGTGGGAACGCTATGGCCATACGCAGCTGGAGCTGCTGGACGAGCGTCGCATCCGCGAAGTAGTGGCCTGTGACAACTATGTGGGGGGCTTGCTGGACATGAGCGGCGGGCATATCCACCCGCTCAATCTGGCGCTTGGTGAAGCAGCGGCGGTGGAATCCCTGGGCGGTACGATCTACGAGCAGTCGCCAGCAGTGCGTATCGAGCGTGGCGCCAATCCGGTGGTGCACACTGCCGAAGGCAAGGTCAGGGCCAAGTTCATCATCGTCGCGGGCAATGCCTACCTGGGCAACCTGGTGCCGGAGTTGGCAGCCAAATCCATGCCTTGCGGCACACAAGTGATCACCACAGCCCCCCTGGGCGACGAATTGGCGAAAACGCTGCTGCCACAGGATTACTGCGTTGAAGACTGTAACTATCTGCTGGACTACTACCGCCTCACCAGCGACAAGCGCCTGATCTTCGGCGGTGGCGTGGTGTATGGCGCGCGTGATCCGGCCAATATCGAAGCGATCATCCGTCCGAAGATGCTCAAGGCCTTCCCGCAGCTCAAGGACGTGAAGATCGACTATGCCTGGACCGGCAATTTCCTGCTGACCCTGTCGCGCTTGCCGCAGGTGGGACGCCTGGGTGACAACATCTACTACTCACAAGGCTGCAGTGGCCATGGCGTGACGTACACGCATCTGGCCGGCAAGGTGCTGGCAGAGGCGCTCAGAGGCCAGGCAGAGCGTTTTGACGCGTTTGCAGACCTGCCTCACTACCCGTTCCCGGGCGGGCAACTGTTGCGTACGCCGTTCGCGGCAATAGGTGCCTGGTATTACGGGCTCCGGGACAAGCTGGGGTTCTAA
- a CDS encoding SDR family oxidoreductase, giving the protein MEAAASNGRVALVTGAARGIGLGIAAWLISEGWQVVLTDLDRERGSRVSKVLGENAWFISMDVADEKQVAQGVAEVLGQFGRLDALVCNAAVADPRNITLESLDLAYWNRVLAVNLSGPMLLAKHCAPYLRAHGGAIVNLASTRARQSEPDTEAYAASKGGLLALTHALAMSLGPEVRVNAVSPGWIDARDPAARRAEPLSDADHAQHPAGRVGTVEDVAAMVAWLLSRQAGFVTGQEFVVDGGMSKKMIYEQ; this is encoded by the coding sequence ATGGAAGCCGCCGCCAGTAATGGGCGCGTCGCACTGGTCACTGGGGCGGCACGGGGCATTGGTCTCGGGATTGCCGCGTGGCTGATCAGCGAAGGTTGGCAGGTGGTGTTGACCGACCTGGATCGCGAGCGCGGTTCCAGAGTGTCCAAGGTGCTGGGTGAGAACGCCTGGTTTATCAGCATGGACGTGGCTGACGAGAAGCAAGTGGCCCAAGGTGTTGCCGAGGTATTGGGGCAGTTTGGGCGCCTGGACGCGTTGGTCTGCAACGCGGCAGTGGCTGACCCGCGTAATATCACTCTGGAAAGCCTGGACTTGGCTTACTGGAATCGAGTGTTGGCGGTCAATCTCAGTGGGCCGATGCTGTTGGCCAAGCACTGCGCGCCGTACCTGCGTGCCCATGGTGGTGCCATCGTCAACCTGGCGTCGACACGGGCTCGTCAGTCTGAACCGGACACCGAAGCCTATGCAGCGAGCAAAGGTGGCCTGCTGGCCCTTACGCACGCTTTGGCCATGAGCCTTGGGCCGGAAGTGCGGGTCAATGCGGTCAGCCCTGGGTGGATCGACGCGCGTGATCCAGCCGCCCGTCGTGCCGAGCCGTTGAGTGATGCCGATCATGCCCAGCATCCGGCGGGCAGGGTGGGCACTGTAGAGGACGTGGCGGCGATGGTAGCGTGGCTGCTGTCGCGCCAGGCGGGGTTTGTCACCGGGCAAGAGTTTGTCGTGGACGGTGGCATGAGCAAGAAGATGATCTACGAGCAGTGA
- a CDS encoding O-succinylhomoserine sulfhydrylase, translated as MSQEWDAGRLDSDLDGVAFDTLAVRAGQHRTPEGEHGDPMFFTSSYVFRTAADAAARFAGEVPGNVYSRYTNPTVRAFEERLAALEGAEQAVATATGMAAILAVVMSLCSAGDHVLVSRSVFGSTISLFEKYFKRFGIEVDYVPLADLSGWDAAIKTNTRLLFVESPSNPLAELVDIAALSEVAHAKGAMLVVDNCFCTPALQQPLKLGADIVVHSATKFIDGQGRCMGGVVAGRSEQMKEVVGFLRTAGPTLSPFNAWIFLKGLETLNLRMKAHCANAQALAEWLEQQGGIEKVHYAGLKSHPQHELAQRQQRGFGAVVSFEVKGGKEGAWRFIDATRLISITANLGDSKTTITHPSTTSHGRLAPQEREAAGIRDSLIRIAVGLEDVADLQADLARGLAAL; from the coding sequence ATGAGTCAGGAATGGGATGCCGGTCGGTTGGACAGCGACCTCGATGGCGTAGCGTTCGATACCCTGGCTGTGCGCGCCGGCCAGCACCGTACCCCGGAAGGTGAGCACGGTGACCCGATGTTTTTCACCTCCAGCTATGTGTTCCGCACCGCGGCTGATGCGGCTGCGCGCTTTGCTGGTGAAGTGCCGGGCAACGTCTATTCGCGTTATACCAACCCGACCGTGCGCGCGTTTGAAGAGCGTCTCGCGGCACTGGAAGGTGCTGAGCAGGCGGTGGCTACGGCGACCGGCATGGCGGCAATCCTGGCAGTGGTGATGAGCCTGTGCAGCGCCGGCGACCACGTGCTGGTGTCGCGCAGCGTGTTCGGATCGACCATCAGCCTGTTCGAGAAGTACTTCAAGCGTTTCGGCATCGAAGTGGACTACGTGCCCCTGGCAGACCTGTCCGGCTGGGATGCAGCGATCAAGACCAACACCAGGTTGCTGTTCGTCGAGTCGCCGTCCAACCCATTGGCCGAGTTGGTGGATATCGCGGCATTGTCCGAAGTGGCCCACGCCAAAGGCGCCATGTTGGTGGTGGACAACTGCTTCTGCACCCCGGCGCTGCAACAGCCGTTGAAGCTGGGTGCGGACATCGTCGTGCACTCGGCGACCAAGTTTATCGACGGCCAAGGTCGTTGCATGGGCGGTGTGGTCGCGGGTCGCAGCGAGCAAATGAAAGAAGTGGTTGGTTTCCTTCGCACGGCCGGCCCGACTTTGAGCCCATTCAACGCGTGGATCTTCCTAAAAGGCCTGGAAACCCTCAACCTGCGGATGAAGGCCCATTGCGCCAACGCCCAGGCCCTGGCCGAGTGGCTGGAGCAGCAGGGCGGTATTGAGAAGGTTCACTACGCCGGCCTCAAGAGCCACCCGCAACACGAGTTGGCCCAGCGTCAGCAGCGTGGTTTTGGCGCTGTGGTGAGCTTTGAAGTGAAGGGCGGCAAAGAGGGCGCCTGGCGCTTTATCGATGCGACACGCCTGATCTCCATCACTGCCAACCTGGGTGATAGCAAGACCACCATTACCCATCCGAGCACCACGTCTCACGGTCGCCTGGCGCCGCAGGAGCGCGAAGCGGCGGGTATCCGTGACAGTCTGATCCGTATCGCGGTTGGCCTGGAAGACGTGGCTGACTTGCAGGCTGACCTGGCTCGCGGGCTGGCAGCCTTGTGA
- the purF gene encoding amidophosphoribosyltransferase: MCGIVGIVGKSNVNQALYDALTVLQHRGQDAAGIVTSHDGRLFLRKDNGLVRDVFHQRHMQRLVGHMGIGHVRYPTAGSSTSAEAQPFYVNSPYGITLAHNGNLTNVEQLAKEIYESDLRHVNTSSDSEVLLNVFAHELAQRGKLQPTEEDVFAAVTDVHNRCVGGYAVVAMVTGYGIVGFRDPHGIRPIVFGQRHTDEGVEYMIASESVSLDVLGFTLIRDLAPGEAVYITEDGKLHTRQCAVAPKLTPCIFEHVYLARPDSIIDGVSVYKARLRMGEKLAEKILRERPEHDIDVVIPIPDTSRTAALELANHLGVKFREGFVKNRYIGRTFIMPGQAARKKSVRQKLNAIELEFRGKNVMLVDDSIVRGTTCKQIIQMAREAGAKNVYFCSAAPAVRYPNVYGIDMPSAHELIAHNRSTQDVADLIGADWLIYQDLPDLIEAVGGGKIKIDQFDCAVFDGKYVTGDVDEAYLNKIEQARNDSSKIKTQAVSAIIDLYNN; encoded by the coding sequence ATGTGTGGCATCGTCGGTATCGTCGGTAAGTCGAACGTCAATCAGGCGCTGTATGACGCGCTAACCGTCCTCCAGCACCGCGGCCAGGACGCTGCCGGTATTGTGACCAGCCACGACGGCCGGTTATTCCTGCGCAAGGACAATGGCCTGGTGCGTGACGTGTTCCATCAGCGTCACATGCAGCGCCTGGTCGGGCACATGGGCATTGGTCATGTGCGTTACCCGACCGCCGGTAGCTCAACCTCGGCCGAAGCTCAACCGTTTTACGTCAACTCGCCTTACGGCATTACCCTGGCGCACAACGGTAACCTGACCAATGTTGAACAGCTGGCCAAGGAGATCTACGAATCTGACCTGCGCCACGTCAACACCAGTTCCGACTCGGAAGTGCTGCTCAACGTGTTCGCGCACGAACTGGCCCAGCGCGGCAAGCTGCAGCCGACCGAAGAAGATGTGTTCGCCGCCGTCACCGACGTGCATAACCGTTGCGTCGGTGGTTATGCCGTGGTGGCCATGGTCACCGGTTACGGCATCGTCGGTTTCCGTGACCCGCATGGCATCCGCCCGATCGTGTTCGGCCAGCGTCACACTGACGAAGGCGTCGAGTACATGATCGCTTCCGAAAGCGTGTCCCTGGATGTGCTGGGCTTCACCCTGATCCGCGACCTCGCACCGGGCGAAGCGGTGTACATCACTGAAGACGGTAAGCTGCACACCCGTCAGTGCGCCGTGGCGCCGAAACTCACCCCGTGCATCTTCGAGCATGTCTACCTGGCGCGTCCGGATTCGATCATCGACGGTGTTTCGGTCTATAAAGCGCGTCTGCGTATGGGTGAGAAGCTGGCCGAGAAGATCCTGCGCGAGCGTCCTGAACACGACATTGACGTAGTGATCCCGATTCCGGACACCAGCCGTACCGCTGCACTGGAGCTGGCCAACCACTTGGGCGTCAAGTTCCGCGAAGGCTTCGTGAAGAACCGCTACATCGGCCGTACCTTCATCATGCCGGGCCAGGCGGCGCGCAAGAAGTCGGTACGCCAGAAGCTCAACGCCATCGAGCTGGAGTTCCGCGGCAAGAACGTGATGCTGGTGGACGATTCCATCGTACGTGGCACCACCTGCAAGCAGATCATCCAGATGGCCCGTGAAGCCGGTGCGAAGAATGTGTACTTCTGTTCCGCAGCGCCTGCCGTGCGTTATCCGAACGTGTACGGTATCGACATGCCGAGTGCCCACGAACTGATCGCTCACAACCGTTCGACCCAGGACGTTGCCGACCTGATCGGCGCCGATTGGTTGATCTATCAGGACCTGCCGGACCTGATCGAAGCAGTCGGTGGTGGCAAGATCAAGATCGACCAGTTCGACTGCGCCGTGTTCGACGGCAAATACGTGACCGGTGATGTCGACGAGGCCTACCTGAACAAGATCGAGCAGGCGCGCAACGACTCGTCGAAGATCAAGACCCAGGCGGTCAGCGCGATCATCGACCTGTACAACAACTGA
- a CDS encoding CvpA family protein, with protein sequence MPFTWVDWAIVAIVAISALISLSRGFVKEALSLLTWIIAGVVAWMFGGSLSVYLAGYIETPSARVIAGCAIMFIATLLVGAMVNYLIGELIRVTGLSGTDRFLGMAFGAARGALLVVVAVGLLSLGPVQQDSWWQESVLVPKFLLVADWSKNLILGWSSQWLASGISVPADLPFKEHLLPAKTPQ encoded by the coding sequence GTGCCATTTACCTGGGTTGATTGGGCGATCGTCGCAATCGTCGCCATCTCCGCTTTGATCAGTCTAAGCCGCGGCTTCGTAAAAGAAGCACTGTCGTTGCTGACCTGGATCATCGCAGGAGTCGTAGCCTGGATGTTCGGCGGTTCTTTGTCGGTCTATCTGGCCGGATACATCGAGACACCTTCGGCTCGCGTCATCGCGGGCTGCGCCATCATGTTCATCGCCACGCTGCTGGTGGGAGCAATGGTCAATTATCTTATTGGCGAGTTGATACGTGTCACCGGCCTCTCCGGGACCGATCGATTTCTCGGCATGGCCTTTGGCGCCGCGCGTGGCGCGTTGCTGGTAGTCGTGGCGGTCGGGCTGTTGAGCCTGGGGCCGGTACAACAGGATTCATGGTGGCAGGAGTCGGTACTCGTGCCAAAATTTCTATTGGTTGCAGATTGGTCCAAGAACCTCATTTTGGGATGGAGCAGTCAGTGGCTGGCCAGCGGAATCAGCGTACCCGCTGACCTTCCGTTCAAGGAACACCTCTTGCCGGCCAAAACGCCTCAGTAA
- a CDS encoding SPOR domain-containing protein — protein sequence MALLDSAYKQRMVGALVLVALAVIFLPMLFSRQDEERQVIVEAPAAPQAPSVPQVQVEPVVVPEPQALPEEEPVPSDAEVAAQQAPSMPVQPSVPVVKPTPAPTVAVKPAAPAPAPKPVAPQPAAPGKPDVGQSRIDPNGLPISWSIQVASLGNREGADALQKKLRSQGYNAYIRSADGKNRVFIGPLIERAEADRLRDLLDRQQNLKGFVTRFQPERG from the coding sequence ATGGCATTACTGGATAGCGCATATAAGCAGCGAATGGTCGGAGCCCTGGTTCTGGTGGCGTTGGCCGTGATTTTCCTGCCGATGTTGTTTTCGCGTCAGGACGAAGAGCGTCAAGTAATCGTCGAAGCCCCGGCTGCCCCGCAGGCGCCGTCGGTGCCGCAAGTACAGGTTGAGCCGGTGGTGGTGCCTGAGCCCCAGGCCTTGCCGGAAGAAGAGCCGGTGCCGAGCGATGCTGAGGTTGCGGCCCAGCAAGCCCCGTCGATGCCGGTTCAGCCGAGCGTGCCGGTGGTCAAGCCAACGCCTGCGCCGACTGTAGCGGTCAAGCCTGCCGCGCCTGCGCCCGCACCTAAGCCGGTAGCGCCGCAACCTGCTGCGCCGGGCAAGCCGGATGTGGGCCAGAGCCGTATTGATCCGAATGGCCTACCGATCAGTTGGTCGATTCAAGTGGCCAGCCTGGGCAATCGCGAAGGTGCTGATGCATTGCAGAAGAAGCTGCGTAGCCAGGGCTATAACGCCTATATCCGCAGCGCCGACGGCAAGAACCGCGTGTTTATCGGGCCGTTGATCGAACGTGCCGAGGCGGATCGCCTGCGAGATCTGTTGGACCGCCAGCAGAACCTCAAGGGTTTTGTGACCCGTTTCCAGCCTGAGCGCGGCTGA
- the folC gene encoding bifunctional tetrahydrofolate synthase/dihydrofolate synthase: MTQRTLGEWLAYLEQLHPSAIDMGLERSQQVAARLGLGRPAPRVITVTGTNGKGSTCAFVAALLQAQGLKVGVYNSPHLLRYNERVQLNGVEATDEQLCEAFAALDAGRGETTLTYFEMGTLAAFWLFERAQLDVVVLEVGLGGRLDTVNVVDADLALVTSIGVDHADYLGNTRESVAYEKAGIFRQGKPALCGDLDPPHTLLDKVCELDCPFLLRGRDFNLEVGARHWQWRGRDARGQVVALRDLPLLNLPMENAALALQAYLLLDLPWDAEQIAATLLATRVVGRLDRREFEWQGKRLNLLLDVGHNPHAAEYLAQRLLRTPPVGRRLAVFGLLADKDLDGVVAPLLGNVQAWAVAPLDTSRSRPAAELEVALQNLGAQVASYASVTDALEAQCAVATPDDEILLFGSFYCVAEALEWLARRSTEEAAHGITG, translated from the coding sequence ATGACCCAACGTACCCTGGGCGAATGGCTCGCCTACCTTGAGCAGTTGCATCCGTCTGCCATCGACATGGGCCTGGAGCGCTCGCAACAGGTAGCGGCCCGCCTCGGGTTGGGCCGGCCGGCACCGCGCGTGATCACGGTGACCGGCACCAACGGCAAAGGCTCTACCTGTGCCTTTGTCGCGGCGCTGCTGCAGGCCCAGGGCCTGAAAGTCGGCGTCTACAATTCCCCGCACCTGCTGCGTTACAACGAGCGGGTGCAGCTCAATGGCGTCGAAGCCACCGATGAGCAACTCTGCGAAGCCTTTGCCGCACTTGATGCCGGGCGGGGCGAGACTACCCTGACTTACTTCGAGATGGGCACCTTGGCGGCGTTCTGGCTGTTCGAGCGTGCGCAACTGGATGTGGTGGTGCTGGAAGTTGGCCTGGGCGGACGTCTGGACACGGTCAATGTGGTGGATGCCGACCTGGCATTGGTCACCAGCATTGGTGTGGACCACGCCGACTATCTGGGCAATACCCGCGAATCCGTGGCCTACGAAAAAGCCGGGATCTTCCGCCAGGGCAAGCCTGCACTGTGCGGCGACCTGGATCCGCCGCATACCTTGCTCGACAAGGTGTGCGAGCTGGATTGCCCGTTTTTGCTGCGTGGTCGCGACTTCAATCTTGAAGTCGGTGCGCGGCACTGGCAGTGGCGTGGGCGTGATGCCCGTGGTCAAGTGGTCGCGTTGCGTGACTTGCCGCTGCTGAACCTGCCGATGGAAAATGCCGCGCTCGCACTTCAGGCCTATCTGCTGCTGGACCTGCCGTGGGATGCCGAGCAGATCGCCGCTACTTTGTTGGCGACGCGTGTAGTCGGTCGGTTGGATCGCCGTGAATTCGAATGGCAGGGCAAGCGCCTGAACCTGCTGCTGGATGTGGGGCATAACCCCCATGCGGCGGAGTACCTGGCGCAACGCCTGTTGCGCACGCCGCCGGTCGGCCGCCGCCTTGCAGTATTCGGTCTGCTGGCCGATAAGGACCTCGACGGTGTGGTCGCTCCCTTGCTGGGCAATGTCCAGGCGTGGGCGGTAGCGCCATTGGATACTTCCCGCAGTCGGCCAGCCGCCGAGCTGGAAGTGGCCTTGCAGAACCTTGGTGCGCAGGTGGCGTCGTATGCAAGCGTGACCGATGCCCTTGAAGCGCAGTGCGCCGTTGCCACACCCGATGATGAGATTCTGTTGTTCGGGTCATTTTATTGTGTCGCCGAGGCGCTCGAGTGGTTGGCCCGGCGCTCCACGGAGGAAGCTGCACATGGCATTACTGGATAG
- the accD gene encoding acetyl-CoA carboxylase, carboxyltransferase subunit beta, whose amino-acid sequence MSNWLVDKLIPSIMRSEVKKSSVPEGLWHKCPSCDAVLYRPELEKTLDVCPKCNHHMRIGARARIDIFLDADGRNELGADLEPVDRLKFRDSKKYKDRLVGAQKQTGEKDALISVSGKLLGMPVVVSAFEFSFMGGSMGAIVGERFVRAANYALENRCPMICFAASGGARMQEALISLMQMAKTSAVLARLREEGIPFISVLTDPVYGGVSASLAMLGDVIVGEPKALIGFAGPRVIEQTVREKLPEGFQRSEFLLEHGAIDLIIPRGELRPRLGNLLAQMMGLPTPVYVAPKIEPIVVPPVPANL is encoded by the coding sequence ATGAGCAACTGGTTAGTAGACAAACTGATCCCTTCGATCATGCGTTCCGAGGTGAAGAAAAGCTCGGTTCCTGAAGGTCTGTGGCACAAGTGCCCATCCTGCGACGCGGTGCTGTACCGCCCGGAACTGGAAAAGACCCTGGACGTTTGCCCCAAGTGCAATCACCACATGCGTATCGGCGCCCGCGCCCGCATCGATATCTTCCTGGATGCTGACGGCCGCAACGAGCTGGGCGCGGACCTGGAGCCGGTTGATCGGCTCAAGTTCCGCGACAGCAAGAAGTACAAGGACCGTCTGGTCGGTGCGCAGAAGCAGACCGGCGAGAAAGACGCGCTGATTTCCGTCAGCGGCAAGCTGCTGGGTATGCCTGTCGTTGTTTCGGCTTTCGAGTTCTCCTTCATGGGCGGCTCCATGGGTGCCATCGTTGGTGAGCGTTTCGTTCGCGCCGCCAACTACGCGCTGGAAAACCGTTGCCCGATGATCTGCTTCGCCGCCTCTGGTGGCGCGCGCATGCAGGAAGCCCTGATCTCCCTGATGCAAATGGCCAAGACCTCTGCGGTGCTGGCGCGTCTGCGTGAAGAAGGCATCCCGTTCATCTCGGTACTGACCGACCCGGTCTATGGCGGCGTTTCCGCCAGCCTGGCGATGCTGGGTGACGTGATCGTCGGCGAGCCTAAAGCGTTGATCGGCTTCGCCGGCCCGCGTGTGATCGAGCAGACCGTGCGTGAAAAACTGCCGGAGGGCTTCCAGCGCAGCGAATTCCTGCTGGAGCACGGTGCGATCGACCTGATCATCCCGCGTGGTGAACTGCGTCCTCGCCTGGGCAACCTGCTGGCGCAAATGATGGGCCTGCCGACCCCTGTGTACGTTGCGCCTAAAATTGAACCGATCGTCGTGCCGCCGGTGCCTGCAAACCTATGA
- a CDS encoding phosphoribosylanthranilate isomerase, producing MSAVRSKICGITRIEDALAAVEAGADAIGFVFYARSPRAVNVLQARAIIAALPPFVTTVGLFVNASRCELNETLDAVQLDMLQFHGDESPDECEGYQRPYIKALRVKAGDDIAAACAAYGGARGILLDTYVEGVPGGTGEAFDWSLIPEGLSKPIILAGGLNPANIGAAIEQVRPYAVDVSGGVEQGKGIKDHSKIRAFMQAVRNSSGRM from the coding sequence ATGTCAGCCGTTCGCAGCAAGATTTGCGGGATTACCCGCATAGAAGACGCGCTGGCGGCAGTCGAGGCGGGGGCGGATGCCATCGGTTTCGTGTTTTACGCCAGGAGCCCGCGGGCGGTGAATGTGTTGCAGGCCCGGGCGATCATTGCAGCCTTGCCACCGTTCGTGACCACCGTGGGGTTGTTCGTCAACGCCAGCCGCTGCGAACTCAATGAAACCCTGGATGCCGTGCAGTTGGACATGCTGCAGTTTCACGGTGATGAAAGTCCTGATGAGTGTGAAGGCTACCAGCGTCCCTATATCAAGGCGCTGCGCGTCAAGGCCGGGGATGATATCGCGGCTGCATGTGCCGCATATGGTGGCGCTCGCGGAATCCTGCTGGATACCTATGTCGAAGGCGTGCCGGGCGGTACGGGTGAAGCGTTCGATTGGTCGCTGATTCCCGAAGGCTTGAGCAAGCCGATCATCTTGGCTGGCGGGCTCAACCCCGCAAATATCGGGGCGGCGATCGAACAGGTTCGCCCCTATGCCGTGGATGTCAGCGGTGGGGTAGAGCAGGGCAAGGGCATCAAGGATCACAGCAAGATTCGCGCATTCATGCAGGCCGTGCGCAACAGCAGTGGCAGGATGTGA
- the truA gene encoding tRNA pseudouridine(38-40) synthase TruA, producing the protein MAAAGFYRIALGVEYKGSRYRGWQRQASGVLTVQETLEKALSKVADSPVSLMCAGRTDAGVHACGQVVHFDTQAERTMKAWVMGANINLPHDVSVSWAKVMPAHFHARFKAIARRYRYVIYNDQIRPAHLNEEITWNHRPLDAERMAEAAQHLVGVHDFSAFRAGQCQAKSPIKEVHHLRVTRHGKMIVLDIRAGAFLHHMVRNIAGVLMTIGTGERPVEWSKEVLESRVRRTGGVTAHPFGLYLVDVEYRDEFELPERFIGPHFLTGFSELGG; encoded by the coding sequence ATAGCGGCCGCAGGCTTTTACCGCATCGCCCTGGGCGTGGAATACAAAGGCTCGCGCTATCGCGGCTGGCAGCGCCAGGCCTCTGGCGTGCTGACGGTGCAGGAAACGCTGGAAAAGGCGTTGTCGAAAGTCGCTGACTCGCCGGTGTCGCTGATGTGTGCCGGACGTACCGACGCCGGTGTGCATGCCTGCGGGCAGGTGGTGCACTTTGATACCCAGGCCGAGCGCACCATGAAGGCGTGGGTAATGGGCGCTAATATCAATTTGCCCCATGACGTCAGCGTCAGTTGGGCCAAGGTCATGCCTGCGCATTTTCATGCGCGCTTCAAAGCCATCGCCCGACGTTATCGCTACGTGATCTACAACGACCAGATCCGCCCGGCGCACCTTAACGAAGAAATTACCTGGAACCATCGCCCGCTGGATGCCGAACGCATGGCCGAAGCGGCGCAGCACCTGGTCGGCGTGCATGATTTCAGTGCCTTCCGTGCTGGCCAGTGCCAGGCCAAGTCGCCGATCAAGGAAGTCCACCACCTGCGGGTGACCCGTCATGGCAAAATGATCGTGCTGGATATCCGTGCCGGTGCGTTTCTGCACCATATGGTTCGAAACATTGCCGGAGTGCTGATGACCATCGGCACCGGCGAGCGCCCGGTGGAGTGGTCCAAGGAAGTGCTGGAGAGCCGCGTCCGCCGTACGGGCGGGGTTACGGCGCATCCGTTCGGCCTGTACCTGGTGGATGTGGAGTACCGTGACGAGTTCGAATTGCCGGAACGTTTCATCGGGCCACACTTCCTCACAGGTTTCAGCGAACTTGGCGGCTGA